From Daucus carota subsp. sativus chromosome 6, DH1 v3.0, whole genome shotgun sequence:
TATACTTTGACATAAAGCGATCATGCTTTCTTCTGCTGTAGTGCATCAGAATTCTGTTCCTTGCATCCTGGGTGCTCTTGACCTCAGACTCCAACATCTGCTTAAGCTTATTTCGCCCCTTCCTCTGGTAACACTTCAATGCAGGTTGAATATTTTTATCACCTTGGGTGCTTCTGGCCACAGACTGCAACAAAAGCCTCTGCTTGTTACGCCTCTGGTAATACCTTAATACAGAGTCTGTTCCATTGTCCACACCAGGATTGCATTTTCTAACTACCCCTTCTTTACCCATGCCAATATCACCAATATCTCGACATCCCTTCCCACTTTCACAATCTTCTGAATTCGTTCTCCCCTCAGGTATCTCAGTCAACTGTTTATCTCCACGCATCCTCATCTTCCCGAAAAACCCCAACTTCCTACTCTTCCTACCACCCAAACAACTATAATTCACCGGCCCAAAACTCCTTGCAATCCTCGGTGAACTATTCATTGCGCGATGCAACTGCAAAGCCAACTCCCCATCCTCCAACCCATCCCGTTCCTTGACACAATCCAAAACACCACTGGCAAAATCCACTGCCTTTTTTGCCACATCCCTCTTCCTCATCGCATCCTCCTTAGCCTTGACCAAAACCTGAAACTTCCTCCCCGCCACACACTCCGCTTCCCTCACACTATCTTCCAACACCTCATAACTCCCCACTCCCTTCCCCTTCCTCTTAACCGAATTCGGGACCCAACAATCAACACAAACCTGAAACCTCATTTCCACCGGACAATAAGACCACGGAGGACACACCGAATACTTCACCACACAATCCTTATGAACCAACCGATCACAACTCCCACACTTAAAACACTCAGAACCCGAAACATCCATCAAACAATACGAACAAACCTGCCTCAATTCAACACACCTCACGCATTCCTTACACAAAAGCACAACACGCCAAGCGCTATCGAGAATCCTCAGCCTATCGCTTTGATTAGCAAAATTGACATGACGATTACACCTATGACAATCGTATAAGTTGGGCAAATCTCTAGTCTTTTTACGGAGATCATCGGAAGATGAATCAGAGGAAAGGGAGGATTGAGGGGAGGGAGTGggattagggttagggttagcgATTGAATTGACGAGGAGGCGTTTGTGAGATTGTGATGGGGGTGGTAGTAGTGGCTTTGGGCTGGGTTTTAATTGGGATCTGCTGCCTTCATTTTCTTGCATTGTGGTGGAATTTAGGTGATTCAAattaggtttagggttttgaTGAACATCTCGTGGATGTGATTTGGGGAAACGACTTTGTTCGATCAACTTTGAGTTCCCTGTTTGCCAAAACTTTAACCACTTTTAGTGTGATGTTTCAATGACCAGCTActctctattttattttttggacagaaattttatttactctctttttacacttttaactccaaaatatttataatactaTCGTAGTGACATCACACCACCAAAGTGtcattttataattagttaGAATCTCTTTCATTCctctctcaaaaaaaaaaaaatctctttcattccttatttataaataatggcTAAACATTTTTGTTTTGAGATTTTTTACTACAGGTATAATTGTGATAATTATGTTCATAGAGTTGTTATTAGATTTCTCAGTACAGGGATAAACTTTTTCTCTGATATAGACTCGATAATTTtttacacgacacgaaaatttagtgtttataaTTGTATTTTTAGTACACGGCAAGAAACATTCGCGAACATGAAATACACGAACGAGATGTAGTGTCAGTTTTGTATTAACCTCTCGGCTACACGTCACGACACAAGATacactaaataaataaataaatattttgtaatataattcaatattcaatttttataacatatatattatatagaataTACAATTTATGTATCTTTGGCTTGGCttaaaatttaaacaacatttgtaaagttttaaaatttcatgTACTTCGTTAccaattttatgtttattttgtgcACACTTCGTGCTTCGTTTATTCGTGTACTATGTTTTCGTGTACAAGAAAAGTACACAAGAAAATTCGTGTACTACAGTTCATATCGTGTCTGGTCACTTTTAATCATTTTGTATTCGTGTCTACAGATCGTGTACACGACTTGAATTCGTGTCGTATTCGTATATGTCCACCATATACatgaaacacgaaagtacacaaCACATTTATACACAACACAAACGATTTGTCAGGTCTACTCGGATATAACTAACACACACTAACTTTTGAACTATGGTTATAGTGGTCCTGTGCGAGCACATTGGTTGTATTAGATTAGGGTTGTTACTACAAAagaattatgtaaaataattgTACGTTGGTATGAGTCATAAACTTACCGAGGGCATACTTCTCCCTTCCTCCGCTGCCTCTCGAGAACCTTGGATCGTCAGAAATACGAAGGACAACATTGGAATCACATCCCTACTCTCGCTTTCTAACTTTTCAAGTCAGAACATAAAACACTAGTTGCTTCACGTCGTGATctacaaaaataaaaaggtattattttcaacaataacaTAGTTTATGAATCAAACTTTTCATTGTAATAGTCCGCACTTTTTAAGACTATTTAATCGAGAAAAACTAAACTACAACTCaatataataatctaaattcCTATCATAAATACatcaattataaattattatcctaaaattaaaaaagtcGGTTAATAATCTATAATTCATGGGTCAATCTTCTCCAAAATCTAACATTCTCACGCTTTAATGCGCATCAACTCGCTCTTACATTAAATCTGAAATATGAAATAAAGGGTGAGCTAAATAGCTCACCAAGTAACAACAAATAATCTCGAAATCAATGAGCGGTTTTCGTAGTAATCTTAATTCACAATTCTACACTGCCATCACACTTTGGTCGTGCTGGCGTCTTATTCTTTTGTCACACTATATAAAGTTCAATAATCAAGCGCCACTAATAGGAATTTAAAGCTGCACACTTGTGTGTCTATTAAAAATATCTAAGACTAGTTCCAGAATTATAGAGAAAATTACGAACAGCTTCGAAAGATAGAAACTGAGTATTCAAAGATTTTCATATCTTATATCTTGTAAATTCGAAACAAAATTCTTAttattatatcttatataaaaattcgaaatttataaaatcaaaatatctttttcaaaaataaaaaataagtcaAAAAGTATTTACCTCACTTGACAATGCTCAAGAATTTACATCATCTAGATCATATATCTGATCTTTGATTAAGCAAGATCATCTTATCTCAAACTCCAAATGCCTCCATGATTATAATCTGCATAGACCAATAATCGATTATATTGATCCTTTAAactttgatttttgaaaaaacttaAAAGACGAAAGTCGTAAAAAACGAATAGATCTTTCCGAAAAGGTATGACTCATCACCAACGGAATGATCAGAAATTAAAGAAAACGTCCACTGATTCAAAATACAAGAAAAAAACGAGATTTGAACATGTATTGTAATCTTGAAAACagtttgaaacaaaatttggGGAAAAACTTTTGAACGGAAGTTGTAGAAAATTGATAGAGcttttcaaaaaatcaataATCATCGAAATCCGGAAAAAACTGAATTTACTACAAGACAACTGATTCGTATGAAAAATCCCTacgaatattattataaaaacgaAAAAAGGGTTGTGGAGCTCtcagaaaatataaaagaatgagAGAACACAatttatatatagattttttttttaaaaaaaaagaagataattcaataaataacaatCATACGtcatctacaagaatgatcgagtcgaacaaacataaaataGAATAACATGCATTTCTTCATATacaagatgagacaaataagaaCGAAAATAGAAAGTTTCGTGATATGGATATAAGAAAACTTTCCCTAAAAAgggagatttattaagaaaacaATGATACAAACAAGAACAATCAAAGAACAAGCAATTAGACGGAAAgattttggggctttccaccgtaAAATCTTTAGAAGCCCCATCGGGATGAAAAGAGGGAGGAggctagagagaagagagaaaagaGGCTAGGgttatttatatatagaattttaaaaccctaattccaagccCAGTTATCTGAATACAAGTATGATCCATATTTGAGGCCCATTATCTTAACTCAGTTTTAAATCttaattataatccaattttaatatttttattattattattaatctatTACTATAATTAatctataaatattattctaaaatccaCGGATAGTACACTCACAAATAACTTTTCATAAAATTGTCTTATAAGATGAAGCAGCATAACATATCTTATTACTAAATGGGTTAGCTTGAATTTAACAATCAATAATCGTAAcgtcaaatataattttataattttgatcaaGGCTCGACTTCTTCGTTGAAGTAgatattgtttaaaatttaaatagctACAATATacttgttttaacttttaagatataagtaaattatattttgaaaattatttcatatCGCACATTCCATCCCTGTTTGTGCAACTCATATCTAACATCCCGGAAGTACAATCACACCATTTAAAAGCCTGAATAATGAAAAACCGctaaacacaaaataaaactTTCAATACTTGATCACAATGAGTCAATGATGACCTACACTTAAACTATAGATTACTTAAAGAGATGACTTGATATACGGTAAAGTTACTTCTGTAGCCAACTCCTCATTGTTCTGCAACATGCTATCAAGTTCCCTCGCAAATGTGTCCATCATAAAATTGGGAAGACAAATAGGCACCAGTATTCCATTTTCACCCTTTTTGTTCTTGAAAGGTACATAAAAACTTGCCATTACCGGAAGCAGACCGGTATAAACCGCTTTCCCCCAACCTAAATCCACATCTCCGAACCCGGTTCGCGTCACATTCGACACTAGAAATGTATTATGCAGCGTGAAATGAGGCCGGTTTTTCATGACCATCAGATCCGCCACTGATCTCATATACTCTTCAGTAACATCCGCCTTGGCCTTTTTGATCAGTTTCACCGCGTATTCAAGTGAGTGattagatgttatatttttcgCTTTTGCGATGGCTACTGGAAACGCGAATGTGTTTCCGTAGTAGCCATTCGGCAGAGGCGGATCAAATGATCCGCGGGCATTTACAAGACATATTACGCGCACGTCCTCCTCGGGATCGACGTGGAGAGCAATTGTGCGGCATCGCCAGAGGCTAGCCGTGAGGACTTCGAAAGTGGAGCATTTGGTGAGATTGTACGGAAGGTATCGTCGTAGTGCGCGGATTTCAGCAGGACCGAAGAAGAAGTAACGATGTTCGAGTATTTCGAAGGGGATTATCGGCCCCTCGGTGCCGATCGGTTCATCGTATTCGTGGTGTGTGTAGGTGACTCGAAGGGAGTCTCTGGCATTGAGGAGCTCCCTTTGCCATACTGGTGGCACGGACGGGGCGTCGGCGCCTCTGGCTATCTCGCTTAATGCTGTCATGAATTGGACGATTCCTGCCACGTCGCACATGGTGTGGTTTAGGCGCAGAGCGAGTGTGAATCCTCCGCATTTGAAACGAGTCACCTGTTTACAGTTACACAAATGGTTGATGTTGTCGAAAATATTCCATGCACTTTTTAAGACATTTCTAACAGTACTGctgtttttatatttgacaattgtcctaaattttgatttaggatGCGCACATGTTAGACTTGCTCTTAAGTGGGTGTTGGCCCTCGCTATcataatttctaaaaaaatagcCCCAAATATCAGTGTTAGAGAAGATGGTCGTGACATGTCATTTTACAATCCAAAACGCTACATCGTCTAATGTTTattctctttttcttcttaatGCTACACGATTTAGCATTTTGAAACTCTAAACCCTATTTTATATAGCGTTTTGTTCTTAAAACGCCAAATCGTGTAGCGTTTTCTAAGGTTTTTCAGACCTAAACACAACATGATATAACGTTTTCGTCCAAAATACAAAACGCTAGATTATCCGGTATTACGAAATGATATTTGTGGCCATTTATTCCAACTCTGTAATTTTGAGCATTACTTGCAGGTTTTGTGTCATCTGGACCTTTTCCCCTCTTAAGTAGAAGTAAATTTGTACTTATAAGTTAAATAATGCGCTTACCTGCATAAGTATAATAGGACAATCAAGAATCCCACTAGAGCCCGGAACATCAAAAAGCAGTTGTTGATAACAAGGAAACGGGGGCATAACCGGATCACCAAAGTGCTCAAGTGCAACATCCGCATCAGCCTCAACAAACAAAACTCCCTCGCCACTGCATTCCACCATAAGCTTCCCGCCAGCTCCTTCTCGGAGCCTGCCAGCAAAAGGATAATAAAACACAAGCGTTTTCGCTAATGCCACCCTTATAACACTCACAGGATCAACATCCTTTCCCATCACCCCCTCATTTTTACTATAAAACTGTATCATGGGGAGCTGGAACCGAAGACTCTGTTGATCATCAATATCTGACAGAAGTTTGTACCCACAAGGAGTCGGTTTTGCCGGAGTTATTAACTCCGGTGATCGCCTCATCACCTTGTAACATGAAGAGGTTGACATGCCTAATAGAATCCAAGAAAATGTGAGAGAGTAGTTGAGAGAATAGTGGAGGCAGTAGGGTTCGTAAGTGTCTTTACTCTGCATGCATGTCCAAGTTATTTATAGCATAATTTAGTGATTAAGGATAATGTGTGCCTCCAATGATATTAACGATCACTTGCATATAATATGATCTTTCTAAGAATCTTTGTGTGTTATACTATAGTGTGCAGACGAAATAGATTTCATCGTCCTTGTATGTTAGtgtgatttttatttcattGTCGAGAATAATCATGAGGAATAAAACATGGGGAATAAACATGAGGT
This genomic window contains:
- the LOC108226106 gene encoding benzyl alcohol O-benzoyltransferase yields the protein MSTSSCYKVMRRSPELITPAKPTPCGYKLLSDIDDQQSLRFQLPMIQFYSKNEGVMGKDVDPVSVIRVALAKTLVFYYPFAGRLREGAGGKLMVECSGEGVLFVEADADVALEHFGDPVMPPFPCYQQLLFDVPGSSGILDCPIILMQVTRFKCGGFTLALRLNHTMCDVAGIVQFMTALSEIARGADAPSVPPVWQRELLNARDSLRVTYTHHEYDEPIGTEGPIIPFEILEHRYFFFGPAEIRALRRYLPYNLTKCSTFEVLTASLWRCRTIALHVDPEEDVRVICLVNARGSFDPPLPNGYYGNTFAFPVAIAKAKNITSNHSLEYAVKLIKKAKADVTEEYMRSVADLMVMKNRPHFTLHNTFLVSNVTRTGFGDVDLGWGKAVYTGLLPVMASFYVPFKNKKGENGILVPICLPNFMMDTFARELDSMLQNNEELATEVTLPYIKSSL